One window of the Populus trichocarpa isolate Nisqually-1 chromosome 9, P.trichocarpa_v4.1, whole genome shotgun sequence genome contains the following:
- the LOC18101992 gene encoding uncharacterized protein LOC18101992, whose protein sequence is MMMESSLGDVLLKVAMFVIVQGLVYLILSKSSNIFSKTNDKRSSSFKTARSVSIRRILAVLQDLPPGGELSPASSKSTQVQSPTVEKSEDRR, encoded by the coding sequence ATGATGATGGAAAGCAGCTTAGGGGACGTGTTATTGAAGGTGGCGATGTTTGTTATAGTCCAAGGATTGGTCTATCTCATCCTTTCAAAATCATCCAATATTTTCTCCAAGACAAATGATAAGAGATCATCTAGCTTCAAGACAGCTCGCTCTGTTAGCATTCGACGGATTCTTGCTGTTCTACAAGACTTACCTCCTGGTGGTGAGTTGTCTCCAGCTTCTTCAAAGAGCACGCAAGTGCAATCCCCTACCGTTGAGAAGTCTGAAGATCGAAGGTGA
- the LOC7489289 gene encoding uncharacterized protein LOC7489289 isoform X2: protein MVNDVEDDDSCPKPVGRSSVFYYGVGHMLNDITAACWFTYLLLFLTEIGLSPRDAAIVMLAGQIADGFATVFAGELIDRFGHFKIWHGAGSILAAISFSSVFGGCLPCKILASSSPIIETISYSTSAAIFNVGWAATQVSHMSMVNCISLNSTSRVVMTSCRNAFTMVANLSLYAVALVVFSTTKATTHSDIENQYHWIAYTSIFIGCCFVGIFHLGTKEPRLKIRVHGTSYARISWAYWFKKVLYYQVGLVYMLTRLAQNVSQAYLAFYVIEDMRMAKSAKALEMYWTGQRLKAYYCAGGVLWVFCGASILFLPRSLSAFMYVISVFIGVANTLMTITGVSMQSVLVGSDLDGCAFVYGSLSFLDKVSCGLAVFVLQSFQSSSPRSQETLSTEYISVTRYGLGLLPAVCSLTGMAITYTMKLQTPHSKSLMEPLLE, encoded by the exons ATGGTTAATgatgttgaagatgatgattcaTGCCCAAAGCCTGTTGGAAGAAGCTCTGTTTTCTATTATGGTGTCGGTCATATGCTAAACGACATCACGGCCGCCTGTTGGTTTACTTATCTTTTATTGTTCTTGACAGAAATTGGACTGTCCCCTAG GGATGCTGCTATAGTTATGCTAGCAGGTCAGATAGCTGATGGATTTGCTACTGTATTTGCTGGAGAACTG ATTGACAGGTTTGGACATTTCAAAATATGGCATGGTGCAGGATCTATCTTGGCTgccatttcattttcttcagtttttggTGGTTGCTTGCCATGCAAAATCTTGGCTTCCTCGTCACCAATAATAGAAACTATTTCATACAGCACGTCTGCTGCAATCTTCAATGTGGGTTGGGCTGCCACCCAAGTGTCACACAT gtCCATGGTGAATTGCATCTCACTGAATTCAACAAGCAGGGTGGTGATGACAAGCTGTCGGAATGCTTTTACCATG GTTGCGAACCTCAGTCTTTATGCTGTTGCATTAGTAGTATTCAGTACCACTAAAGCAACAACACATTCTGATATTGAAAATCAG TACCATTGGATTGCATACACTTCAATTTTTATAGGATGCTGCTTTGTGGGAATATTTCATCTTGGGACTAAAGAGCCAAG ATTAAAGATACGTGTACATGGAACTAGTTATGCAAGGATATCATGGGCTTACTGGTTCAAGAAAGTTTTATACTATCAAGTTGGTCTTGTCTATATGCTTACCAGACTTGCACAAAATGTTTCACAG GCATATCTTGCATTCTATGTTATTGAGGATATGCGGATGGCAAAATCAGCTAAAGCTTTG GAAATGTATTGGACTGGACAACGCCTGAAAGCCTACTATTGTGCTGGTGGAGTTCTCTGGGTATTCTGTGGCGCAAGCATCCTCTTTTTGCCTCGAAGCTTGAGTGCTTTCATGTATGTCATATCAGTATTTATTGGCGTAGCGAATACTCTAATGACG ATAACAGGAGTAAGCATGCAAAGTGTTCTAGTTGGTTCAGATCTAGATGGCTGTGCATTTGTTTATGGATCTTTGAGTTTCCTAGACAAGGTTTCGTGTGGACTTGCTGTCTTTGTGCTTCAGTCTTTTCAAA GCTCCTCACCGAGATCACAAGAAACCCTTTCTACAGAATATATTTCTGTCACAAGATATGGCTTGGGTCTGCTTCCAGCTGTTTGTTCACTTACTGGGATGGCTATTACATACACTATGAAACTCCAGACACCTCATTCAAAATCCTTGATGGAACCGTTGTTGGAATGA
- the LOC7489289 gene encoding uncharacterized protein LOC7489289 isoform X1 — protein sequence MVNDVEDDDSCPKPVGRSSVFYYGVGHMLNDITAACWFTYLLLFLTEIGLSPRDAAIVMLAGQIADGFATVFAGELIDRFGHFKIWHGAGSILAAISFSSVFGGCLPCKILASSSPIIETISYSTSAAIFNVGWAATQVSHMSMVNCISLNSTSRVVMTSCRNAFTMVANLSLYAVALVVFSTTKATTHSDIENQYHWIAYTSIFIGCCFVGIFHLGTKEPRLKIRVHGTSYARISWAYWFKKVLYYQVGLVYMLTRLAQNVSQAYLAFYVIEDMRMAKSAKALVPAIIYISSFIVSIIMQEMYWTGQRLKAYYCAGGVLWVFCGASILFLPRSLSAFMYVISVFIGVANTLMTITGVSMQSVLVGSDLDGCAFVYGSLSFLDKVSCGLAVFVLQSFQSSSPRSQETLSTEYISVTRYGLGLLPAVCSLTGMAITYTMKLQTPHSKSLMEPLLE from the exons ATGGTTAATgatgttgaagatgatgattcaTGCCCAAAGCCTGTTGGAAGAAGCTCTGTTTTCTATTATGGTGTCGGTCATATGCTAAACGACATCACGGCCGCCTGTTGGTTTACTTATCTTTTATTGTTCTTGACAGAAATTGGACTGTCCCCTAG GGATGCTGCTATAGTTATGCTAGCAGGTCAGATAGCTGATGGATTTGCTACTGTATTTGCTGGAGAACTG ATTGACAGGTTTGGACATTTCAAAATATGGCATGGTGCAGGATCTATCTTGGCTgccatttcattttcttcagtttttggTGGTTGCTTGCCATGCAAAATCTTGGCTTCCTCGTCACCAATAATAGAAACTATTTCATACAGCACGTCTGCTGCAATCTTCAATGTGGGTTGGGCTGCCACCCAAGTGTCACACAT gtCCATGGTGAATTGCATCTCACTGAATTCAACAAGCAGGGTGGTGATGACAAGCTGTCGGAATGCTTTTACCATG GTTGCGAACCTCAGTCTTTATGCTGTTGCATTAGTAGTATTCAGTACCACTAAAGCAACAACACATTCTGATATTGAAAATCAG TACCATTGGATTGCATACACTTCAATTTTTATAGGATGCTGCTTTGTGGGAATATTTCATCTTGGGACTAAAGAGCCAAG ATTAAAGATACGTGTACATGGAACTAGTTATGCAAGGATATCATGGGCTTACTGGTTCAAGAAAGTTTTATACTATCAAGTTGGTCTTGTCTATATGCTTACCAGACTTGCACAAAATGTTTCACAG GCATATCTTGCATTCTATGTTATTGAGGATATGCGGATGGCAAAATCAGCTAAAGCTTTG GTTCCTGCAATCATCTATATCAGCAGCTTCATTGTATCTATCATTATGCAG GAAATGTATTGGACTGGACAACGCCTGAAAGCCTACTATTGTGCTGGTGGAGTTCTCTGGGTATTCTGTGGCGCAAGCATCCTCTTTTTGCCTCGAAGCTTGAGTGCTTTCATGTATGTCATATCAGTATTTATTGGCGTAGCGAATACTCTAATGACG ATAACAGGAGTAAGCATGCAAAGTGTTCTAGTTGGTTCAGATCTAGATGGCTGTGCATTTGTTTATGGATCTTTGAGTTTCCTAGACAAGGTTTCGTGTGGACTTGCTGTCTTTGTGCTTCAGTCTTTTCAAA GCTCCTCACCGAGATCACAAGAAACCCTTTCTACAGAATATATTTCTGTCACAAGATATGGCTTGGGTCTGCTTCCAGCTGTTTGTTCACTTACTGGGATGGCTATTACATACACTATGAAACTCCAGACACCTCATTCAAAATCCTTGATGGAACCGTTGTTGGAATGA
- the LOC7488158 gene encoding uncharacterized protein LOC7488158 has protein sequence MGNSYSYSSSSSSSSYSSQPPLPVHLCFFLLILLMFVGLSWYINYEPVLESMLDQVKLFLSASPLLLLLLVHLLSNDDHRYGRKLSHYIPLPEKDSLHRAGGTPWGVGFLLVFLFFLISYHSYFQERWFPLLSR, from the coding sequence atgggcAATAGTTACTcatattcatcatcatcatcatcatcatcttacAGCTCTCAGCCTCCATTACCAGTACACCTCTGCTTCTTCCTGCTTATACTGCTAATGTTCGTTGGTCTATCATGGTACATCAACTACGAGCCAGTGCTAGAGAGCATGCTCGATCAAGTGAAGCTGTTCCTCTCGGCGTCTCCCTTGCTGCTTTTGCTGCTTGTTCATTTGCTTTCCAATGATGATCATCGATATGGCAGGAAGCTTTCCCATTACATTCCTTTGCCGGAGAAGGACTCTCTTCATAGGGCTGGAGGAACTCCTTGGGGTGTTGGGTTTctgcttgtttttctctttttcttgatCTCTTACCACTCCTATTTCCAAGAACGTTGGTTTCCTCTCTTGAGCAGGTAA
- the LOC7488157 gene encoding uncharacterized protein LOC7488157: MGSDRGNNIPSKPRYDITMSRRTRKPLMNLKETNQNPTTGAPREGNAAGDVGHDRGADSVLTKECGHEEVESRKSSLKQLIMKNAGNEESEVSRLLVGETRVGSDNENIESKLLLGGKNSLGQHFKGEEKQQLQIVVTRKQVKEGMEGLKLKGMVGRYVKMVSHLIRVKRDTHIHNGSRKKPLLRLPM; the protein is encoded by the coding sequence ATGGGAAGTGATCGAGGAAATAATATTCCTAGTAAACCCCGCTATGATATTACCATGTCCAGGAGAACAAGAAAGCCGTTGATGAATCTCAAAGAAACCAACCAAAATCCCACAACAGGCGCGCCACGAGAAGGAAATGCTGCTGGAGATGTTGGTCATGATCGAGGAGCAGATAGCGTTCTCACAAAAGAATGCGGTCATGAAGAAGTAGAGAGTCGTAAGAGCAGCTTGAAGCAACTTATAATGAAGAACGCAGGCAACGAAGAAAGTGAAGTAAGCAGGCTGCTGGTGGGGGAAACAAGGGTCGGATCAGATAATGAAAATATTGAGAGCAAATTATTACTAGGAGGCAAGAATTCCCTTGGCCAGCATTTCAAGGGAGAAGAAAAGCAGCAGCTTCAAATAGTAGTAACAAGGAAACAAGTAAAGGAAGGAATGGAAGGATTGAAGCTGAAAGGAATGGTGGGTCGTTATGTCAAGATGGTGAGCCATTTGATCAGGGTCAAGCGTGACACACACATTCATAATGGATCCCGGAAAAAGCCACTTCTCCGGTTGCCCATGTAG
- the LOC7489289 gene encoding uncharacterized protein LOC7489289 isoform X3 — protein MAWCRIYLGCHFIFFSFWWLLAMQNLGFLVTNNRNYFIQHVCCNLQCGLGCHPSVTHVHGELHLTEFNKQGGDDKLSECFYHGMSLLCVDFLRRTYFGSCLYICLNEQYHWIAYTSIFIGCCFVGIFHLGTKEPRLKIRVHGTSYARISWAYWFKKVLYYQVGLVYMLTRLAQNVSQAYLAFYVIEDMRMAKSAKALVPAIIYISSFIVSIIMQEMYWTGQRLKAYYCAGGVLWVFCGASILFLPRSLSAFMYVISVFIGVANTLMTITGVSMQSVLVGSDLDGCAFVYGSLSFLDKVSCGLAVFVLQSFQSSSPRSQETLSTEYISVTRYGLGLLPAVCSLTGMAITYTMKLQTPHSKSLMEPLLE, from the exons ATGGCATGGTGCAGGATCTATCTTGGCTgccatttcattttcttcagtttttggTGGTTGCTTGCCATGCAAAATCTTGGCTTCCTCGTCACCAATAATAGAAACTATTTCATACAGCACGTCTGCTGCAATCTTCAATGTGGGTTGGGCTGCCACCCAAGTGTCACACAT gtCCATGGTGAATTGCATCTCACTGAATTCAACAAGCAGGGTGGTGATGACAAGCTGTCGGAATGCTTTTACCATG GTATGAGCTTGCTCTGTGTTGATTTTCTTCGAAGAACTTACTTTGGGTCATGTCTTTACATCTGCCTCAATGAGCAGTACCATTGGATTGCATACACTTCAATTTTTATAGGATGCTGCTTTGTGGGAATATTTCATCTTGGGACTAAAGAGCCAAG ATTAAAGATACGTGTACATGGAACTAGTTATGCAAGGATATCATGGGCTTACTGGTTCAAGAAAGTTTTATACTATCAAGTTGGTCTTGTCTATATGCTTACCAGACTTGCACAAAATGTTTCACAG GCATATCTTGCATTCTATGTTATTGAGGATATGCGGATGGCAAAATCAGCTAAAGCTTTG GTTCCTGCAATCATCTATATCAGCAGCTTCATTGTATCTATCATTATGCAG GAAATGTATTGGACTGGACAACGCCTGAAAGCCTACTATTGTGCTGGTGGAGTTCTCTGGGTATTCTGTGGCGCAAGCATCCTCTTTTTGCCTCGAAGCTTGAGTGCTTTCATGTATGTCATATCAGTATTTATTGGCGTAGCGAATACTCTAATGACG ATAACAGGAGTAAGCATGCAAAGTGTTCTAGTTGGTTCAGATCTAGATGGCTGTGCATTTGTTTATGGATCTTTGAGTTTCCTAGACAAGGTTTCGTGTGGACTTGCTGTCTTTGTGCTTCAGTCTTTTCAAA GCTCCTCACCGAGATCACAAGAAACCCTTTCTACAGAATATATTTCTGTCACAAGATATGGCTTGGGTCTGCTTCCAGCTGTTTGTTCACTTACTGGGATGGCTATTACATACACTATGAAACTCCAGACACCTCATTCAAAATCCTTGATGGAACCGTTGTTGGAATGA
- the LOC7489290 gene encoding AAA-ATPase At4g25835 — protein MDILSQLWSLLGLLTVLQNILPAQLLSLLHSLIESLQDLISQYSYFDIPEFNGYCGVDINDLYRHVNLYLNSVNSSATASTCRRFSLSRSRSSNCISFTIAPNHTIHDSFNGHSLCWTHQVDTVQDSLEEKRSFTLKLPKRHRHMLLSPYLQHVTSRAEEFERVSRERRLFTNNGNASYESGWVSVPFRHPSTFETLALEPQLKRQIMEDLKAFSSGREYYHRVGRAWKRGYLLYGPPGSGKSSLIAAMANYLCYDVYDLELTKVTDNSDLRALLIQTSNRSIIVIEDIDCSLDLTADRMLKATTATATRRKRSSSSGYNKDPGSGNYQLLEESGRVTLSGLLNFTDGLWSCCGEERIIVFTTNHRDKVDPALVRCGRMDVHVSLGPCGMHAFKALAMNYLGIEEHSLFDVVESCIRSGGALTPAQIGEILLRNRGSNADLAMTEVVSAMQTRILSSGGTEHLNTSIEYEDTVTLTRSPQSVLTVGSSPENWDSSPGKISGKKRKAKFLVRLRSLTKSGSGRRGV, from the coding sequence ATGGATATATTGTCACAACTTTGGTCACTCTTAGGTCTTCTCACAGTCCTTCAAAACATCTTACCTGCACAACTCCTCTCCCTTCTTCACTCCCTCATCGAGTCCCTCCAAGACCTCATTTCCCAATATTCATACTTTGACATCCCGGAATTTAATGGCTACTGTGGTGTTGACATCAATGATCTCTATCGCCATGTCAACCTCTACCTCAACTCTGTCAACTCCTCTGCCACTGCCTCCACTTGCCGACGCTTCTCCCTCTCCCGGTCCAGGTCATCCAATTGCATTTCCTTCACTATAGCTCCCAATCACACCATCCACGACTCCTTCAATGGCCACTCTCTTTGTTGGACACACCAAGTTGACACTGTACAGGACTCATTAGAAGAGAAACGTAGCTTTACTCTCAAACTTCCAAAGAGACACCGGCATATGCTGCTGTCGCCTTATCTCCAGCATGTGACATCGCGTGCTGAAGAGTTCGAGCGAGTATCAAGAGAGAGGAGGCTGTTTACTAACAATGGCAATGCTTCATACGAGTCAGGCTGGGTCTCAGTTCCTTTCCGTCATCCATCCACCTTCGAAACGCTGGCTCTGGAGCCTCAATTGAAGAGGCAGATAATGGAGGACTTGAAGGCATTTTCTAGTGGCAGAGAGTACTATCATAGAGTTGGGAGGGCATGGAAGAGGGGTTACTTGCTCTATGGTCCTCCAGGGTCAGGCAAATCAAGTCTAATAGCTGCAATGGCTAATTATTTGTGCTACGATGTGTATGATCTTGAACTCACCAAAGTCACAGACAACTCAGATCTCAGAGCTCTGCTAATCCAAACTAGCAATAGATCAATAATTGTGATTGAGGACATAGATTGTTCCCTTGATCTGACTGCTGATAGAATGCTAAAGGCCACTACTGCTACAGCTACAAGAAGGAaaagatcatcatcatcaggtTATAATAAGGACCCGGGTTCAGGCAATTATCAGTTATTAGAGGAGAGTGGGCGTGTTACCTTATCAGGTCTCCTCAACTTCACAGATGGATTATGGTCATGTTGCGGGGAGGAGAGGATAATAGTGTTCACAACCAATCACAGAGACAAAGTGGATCCTGCATTGGTTAGATGCGGGCGGATGGATGTGCATGTAAGCTTAGGCCCTTGTGGTATGCACGCGTTCAAGGCATTGGCCATGAACTATCTTGGGATAGAGGAGCATTCTTTGTTTGATGTGGTAGAGAGCTGTATACGGTCAGGTGGCGCACTCACTCCTGCTCAGATAGGGGAGATATTGCTGCGGAATAGAGGGAGCAATGCTGATTTAGCAATGACAGAAGTGGTGTCTGCAATGCAAACCAGAATTTTGAGTTCTGGTGGCACTGAACATCTAAATACTAGTATAGAGTATGAAGATACGGTGACCTTGACAAGGTCACCACAGAGTGTGTTAACGGTAGGGTCGTCACCGGAGAATTGGGACTCATCTCCAGGCAAGATTAGCGGGAAGAAGAGGAAGGCCAAGTTTCTTGTTAGATTAAGATCTTTGACGAAGTCCGGCTCTGGTAGAAGGGGTGTGTGA
- the LOC7489292 gene encoding uncharacterized protein LOC7489292: MEGIVRPHSYDPKSSPPSKLGIHRDSHVISKLIKPKVRVIHIFAPEIIKTDVADFRELVQRLTGQPCESKGMIKKKAGSSSTADKGKKNTAGSSICESNKKSMRQLPELGLPSLIRAEKLKVEVEANKMWGDLDVQLIDFVI, from the exons ATGGAAGGTATAGTTAGGCCGCACTCATATGACCCTAAATCATCACCTCCTTCTAAGCTAGGCATTCACAGAGATTCACATGTAATATCAAAGTTGATCAAGCCCAAAGTTCGCGTAATTCACATATTTGCACCAGAGATTATAAAGACTGATGTTGCAGATTTTAGAGAGCTTGTTCAGAGACTCACTGGCCAACCTTGTGAAAGTAAAGGCATGATCAAGAAGAAAGCAGGTAGCAGCAGTACTGCAGACAAGGGAAAGAAGAACACGGCAGGTTCCTCAATATGTGAGTCAAACAAGAAATCCATGCGTCAGTTGCCAGAGTTGGGGTTGCCTAGTTTGATTAGAGCAGAGAAACTTAAGGTGGAGGTGGAAGCAAATAAAATGTGGGGAG ATTTGGATGTGCAGCTGATTGATTTTGTCATATGA